The sequence below is a genomic window from Phaeodactylum tricornutum CCAP 1055/1 chromosome 27, whole genome shotgun sequence.
AGATTGAGAATGTTGTTCGTATTGGCTTCGATGGTGGCGATACGACGTTCGGCGAAGTTTTGGTGCTGATGGTTAGGCTCACTCTGCCACTGATCGATATTATATGCGCGTGTAATATCAGTGACCTTTTTACTGATCTCAACTTGAGCGCGATCACTGATTAGTTTGTCCATTGCACCACGGAAACGGATGTGATCTTCAAGGGTGTTGACAAACTCTTTATCAGTTTTCATGGGGTAGGCATCAGTGACAAGAGACCGTCTGCCAACGAAGAGTTGTGCAAATTTTGCACCATTGTCTACGGCGGGAGTGTCGGACCATATGGTATCAGTAGCGACCGGTTCGTTACGACGGTGTACATTTAAGGCTGGGAAACGAGACTTAAAATGTTTACGTAACGGTGCGTGATAGACTTCACGGGCATGCTGCGTGGTGGCCATGATGGTTTTCCGAACGGTGTCGGCAGAGACCCAGCCAAAGCAAGGACGAAGGGCTTCATAATCGTGCACATTACGTGTGACGTGATGCTGTTGACACTGCATGATACGTGCAATGGCGTCATCACGGTAGTCGCATAGAGAAATGTGACGGTGAAGGTATTGGCCTGTATGATCAAAACGTGGTTCAACGTATGGGGGCTGGGGCAAGTCATGGATGCCATCGTACCATGAAGTCGCAAGGTCAATTTCATTGTCGAGTACAGAGGGGTCCCAATCGACGTCTGAGGTTAGGACAACATGCGGGAGGGACGCTAGTTCAGCATCAGTGGGGCGTCGCATGTCCATGTATGGAAGTCCCTGTCGAATATGGAGGGGAATGATATAGTCATCTAAAGTGACAATGCGCTGATTACCCCCTACCGTGCGTGAACGGTCTTCGACATGATTACGATAGTGTTCCAACTGCGCACTTGAATGAATGGTTTTACCCTTCCCCAGATGAGCATACTGGTTCATAATGAGAATGATGGGCCCATTTTGGGATTCAACACATCCAGCGGCAGTGACGATGTCCAAGTTTGGCAAGGTATGATCGTTGATACCTGTGATGTTTGCCGAACGTCCTGTTTTGAGCAGGACAATGACATCACCACCGGCAAGCCCTCCGTTAGCGCCACGGTCAACAAGGGATGCAGAAGTCTCGTTGGTAGTATGACAAGAGACTTGGTATTGCAGTACGTTAGATTGCAGTGATTTGGGCTTTTCTGATACGTCACGTGATGCGGCGAGTACCTTACGAATATCACCGCTGCTCATGCGACTGACACGCTCAGTAAGATGTGCGAGTAATTCAGTTTCAGGTgcgcaatcatggaaggtGTCCGTTGCGGTATGTTCCGTGCCAATGGTCTCGTGTGTATTGGCCTGCAGCGTTTGATGAGGCGGGCTACCATTTAATGGTGCCTGCTTGCCGGGTGCAGCCAAACCTTGGAGGATGGCCTTGGAATCATCAGAGAGCAAATTCCACATTTCACGAGGAATGTAAGGTCATTCGCGATTAGTTGCCAGGGGACGGTTACGGGTACTGTTGTTACGGACGTGGGCATTGGCTTCGTATATGGCAGTCGGTGACACATCTATATCATAGTCTACATCTGGTTCGCTTTCAAAATCCGTCGGATGATAGGCTAGTTCAGTAGTATAGATATTgcgcttgttcttgccacTGCGAGAATTAGATAGATTATTACCGTTGTCGTAGAGCGATGCCGATGCAAGGAGGAGACTGAGGTAACTATCGTAGCTAATGGGACTACCACCTTTGGCTAAGTCGAGTGTTGCTGTGATTTTAACCTGTCGGAGTTCAGGTACATCATGaacagcattctccaaaagactaaGGCACAATTGCTGAGGAAGTTGCTCACCAGTAGGTACAGTGTCATTGTAAATACGCAAGTGATTCTTCCAGTGGAGAATAAATCCTTCTGCTGTACCTGTCCATGACGATCCGTATTTTGCAGTTGTGAGATACCCCAGAGTAGTAGACGAACTGATCTTTGCGCTGGCTGACTCCGTATAATGTTTCACAATtttacggaaaacttcttgGGCATTGAAATCAAAACTGTGCTCACGGACAATGTTCTTTCCCATGTCCGTCTGAAGAGTATGCTCTAGAGCAGAATATACAAACTTGTTCTGTTCTTCAAAGAgggacttttccaaaggatcgGTAGGAATGTAGTTCGGGTCTAGAACCTTGTCAACGTTATGTGTTAcggcagtaacaacaaacGAACAATAGAAGTTGTCCCAGTATCGGTCATCTTTGAGCACAGGATAGTGAGTTTTATCACGTTTTATCCCACGCTTGAAATCCTCGACAGCCGAACGTGTCTTTCCTGTGGGACTCTGAACAGTCGGGGGAACAGTGGCAGGTGCAGTGGCCGTCGAAACCTGACCAAGTGCTGACCGACGGTACAGGACAAAGTCCTCGTTGTTGAGTGCAACGAGCTCGGAGTTCTTCAAAGGAGCCCCCTTTTGGTCTTTTAAGGATGCTTGCCAACGTAGGAAGTGACGTATGATCTGTCGATGTGCCATGATTAGAGGGATGCACGACGGATTTTCGGGACCGTCAGGAATGGCAGGAGGAGTGTACTCAAGAGAGTCGAGTTCGTTCTCAAAGATGCACAAGAGATTGTCAGCCGATTCATATCCTTGTTGATCAAAGGCAAGACGAATAGGATGTCCTTGGGGAAGAAGGAGTACATTGTCCAGAAAATGGGCATAGACGGCTACACTTGTCATTTGCCGGGTGGCAGGAACCATGGTGGCCTGAGAAGCCAAAATGTTATAGAGGTTCTTGAAAATTACTACTTATGtgttcgggtccttcgctgtatactatagcggacttcgttagtatgaccctacaccagtgaacaaagctagcactggtacactcacttctacctccgtaggtagtgtcctcggggactgacgagggtttgattagcccccccgCACTGCTTTAAGCCGGGCAGTaagtccgtcccaaccggaatcagggctgaggtcttcaggcctattggtatttctacctcacctGACTAGAgcaacccgtagtcacgaagcggccctgccgacaagccctgaagactccaaggggggttcggcaccggcgactccgaggaagtagggaggccacgagtaacttaccgacaagaccctgaagcagtactagtgggtcctCGGTACCAGTTAGCGTGAGGGAgtagggaagcggctttcaaacaatgtgtcacacaagccgataaatatcaccttaagtgatacctctggcacttatacaacacgaatggatgtaaGCGATTTAgttctcaaaattcacggagctcgtggaaatttgagaacgaccttaagtagacttaagggatgtttaccagtaacgactgtgcggatgagcagcagtggtttgacgtgctgtcaagactgttaatctgttacgtagtacaaccaatgtacgtacgaaagacaggaaacgcagtgtcgacaaagtctggtaaacgaaggttgggcgttattacgaacgacctgcgatacacctaagcgagcctagggactgtaaaactcaactcgcttacgacgctccccacgggttagacagcggatacgaggacctatgctaatgcaatatttggatcaatgactttctaaaacaatgagagaaagattattctacatctagtccatgagaaccAGTCTGTTCACCCAAGtgaaagacctcttaccatgtgccagataaccttactctcacatagagtaatatctcttctaaatataaatcccacacagaatcactcagcgagTACCCAATCCTGTCTGTACCTTGCCTTatgatttgtgggactgtctCCTAATCTCCATTCTTGTATCCAGCTCCCGCGACTTCCAATACAGGACGACctcgatgatgacgtgaataCAACGGGTTGTATAATAGGGCCGACATGAATACCACGATTCCACCATTGTCTCCATCCTCATTCACACTTCCGACATCACCCTTAGATGACGATTGTCCTAGAGACATGTcaccttggtgtatatcgtgacacCTCCACTCTGTtagatattggttaaatatctcgaacggatgagagcgacagctgttttgtgttcgctagagttcgttgtgtacttattgtatggttatgaaacggtactcgttatcgatatcatttattcaagtctatatgtgaaattcacatttgatgacatcaatgatcaataattctcgtgttcacgtggcgtgagaacactgaatgttcgaaaccaactaacagaattttatgagtttgtgatacaggaagaaagaagaaagttgaccatggcagccgctttagctcaagttcgaaatactttacaagcaattggtattgttgatgttgaacagcatgatgccattactgattcgattacgtctatggatgttttcgagattgcgacggatgattttatcaaggatatgtgtaagaatattcgtcgtcccgggggtacactcccgaatcctaacgcggaagaaccaggagcaccggctgtgattcctcgcaatggtgttgcgatttcacccactgcggaggagcgtcttgtcttgttggcgtactatgtttgtcacctcaagcgcacttcttggccttatccagttcagtttaatccggcgcgtatttactcgatgattgagattaagaagcgcgaaaaggaagataaagagttggcaaaagacctcacggctcctactcagattgaagatttaaagaagattcgtgatgcgttcgagaatattgcggagtatttgctgcaaattcgaggaacaacaggagtcccactcgcttacgttattcgtgaagaggaagaagttccagagggtccagacaataattatcaggatgcgttcgaagaaatgattgctcgcagtcctcatgatgaagagtcttatgcggcagacaatgctcaggtgtggaccattattcgtagttgtactcatggaggtccggcttggagttgggtgtcgtcgtattcgagagctcgaaacggtcgtgcggcgtggtttgctttgcgttcgcattatttgggaccaaCAAATCAGTCAAAGATCATGACACGAGCtgaaggggaccttgaatcgaagttttataacggagagcgtcgtggTTTTACTTTTGAGCGTTTTGCAGAGATTCATCAACAAGCACacacagatatggaagagtttggagaacctttgacggaggcagccaaagttcgaaagtttttgaaacgtattcaggcaccgtttctaaattctgcagttgccactgtttgtgctaacccatctttgaaaaatgattttgaagcgacagtgaattttctgagtgaatttattgaagagcagaatcaggctcagcttcgaaatatttcgtcaggtcgatctggtcgtGGTCAAGGGCAAGGTAAAGGGTCAGgacgtggtaataaaggtcgtggtggtcgtggtggaaacaagggtgttttcaacaagggatCTACCagtggtatggtggatagatattatacatttgatgaatacaagaccatgaatgcaGAACAAAAGCGTCATTTGCATACGTTa
It includes:
- a CDS encoding predicted protein, which gives rise to MVPATRQMTSVAVYAHFLDNVLLLPQGHPIRLAFDQQGYESADNLLCIFENELDSLEYTPPAIPDGPENPSCIPLIMAHRQIIRHFLRWQASLKDQKGAPLKNSELVALNNEDFVLYRRSALGQVSTATAPATVPPTVQSPTGKTRSAVEDFKRGIKRDKTHYPVLKDDRYWDNFYCSFVVTAVTHNVDKVLDPNYIPTDPLEKSLFEEQNKFVYSALEHTLQTDMGKNIVREHSFDFNAQEVFRKIVKHYTESASAKISSSTTLGYLTTAKYGSSWTGTAEGFILHWKNHLRIYNDTVPTGEQLPQQLCLSLLENAVHDVPELRQVKITATLDLAKGGSPISYDSYLSLLLASASLYDNGNNLSNSRSGKNKRNIYTTELAYHPTDFESEPDVDYDIDVSPTAIYEANAHAILQGLAAPGKQAPLNGSPPHQTLQANTHETIGTEHTATDTFHDCAPETELLAHLTERVSRMSSGDIRKVLAASRDVSEKPKSLQSNVLQYQVSCHTTNETSASLVDRGANGGLAGGDVIVLLKTGRSANITGINDHTLPNLDIVTAAGCVESQNGPIILIMNQYAHLGKGKTIHSSAQLEHYRNHVEDRSRTVGGNQRIVTLDDYIIPLHIRQGLPYMDMRRPTDAELASLPHVVLTSDVDWDPSVLDNEIDLATSWYDGIHDLPQPPYVEPRFDHTGQYLHRHISLCDYRDDAIARIMQCQQHHVTRNVHDYEALRPCFGWVSADTVRKTIMATTQHAREVYHAPLRKHFKSRFPALNVHRRNEPVATDTIWSDTPAVDNGAKFAQLFVGRRSLVTDAYPMKTDKEFVNTLEDHIRFRGAMDKLISDRAQVEISKKVTDITRAYNIDQWQSEPNHQHQNFAERRIATIEANTNNILNLTGAPDNTWLLCVTYVCYVFNHLAHESLDHRTPLEVLTGSTPDISVLLQFHFWEPVYYRIEDATFPSGGTEQQGHFVGIADSVGDALTYKILNDRTNRILYRSSVRSVAISGQTNLRLASQDGENGPKPINFIKSRRTENQNSYAIKELPGFTPDDLIGRTAFSGTNHP